One Actinoplanes missouriensis 431 DNA segment encodes these proteins:
- a CDS encoding carbohydrate ABC transporter permease — protein MDRFDTALGWTPRTRLLRTALCLLALFVFAGPFVLVLSGAFDNHGQSTRLSFWPNELTWANFTVAGDRGIWSYLGHSLVIVGGGLVLQIAVSVFAAYALARQQFRGQAFVMLAILLTMMLPEEVIAIPLSLVIGDLPGLGLSLKGSALGVILPVGIWGFSILVMSEFMKEIPGEIIEAAKLDGVGELRMLWRIVLPLSRSALGVITVFGFIMIWDQYLLPLIVAENQSDYTITVALALMRVDNVVGPGAVLAGAVVALVPSLVVYLLLQRSLVRGITAGATKG, from the coding sequence ATGGATCGCTTCGACACCGCGCTCGGCTGGACCCCGCGAACGAGGCTGCTCCGGACAGCCCTGTGCCTGCTCGCGCTCTTCGTCTTCGCCGGCCCGTTCGTGCTGGTGCTCTCCGGCGCCTTCGACAACCACGGCCAGTCCACCCGGCTCAGCTTCTGGCCGAACGAGCTGACCTGGGCCAACTTCACCGTGGCCGGGGACCGGGGCATCTGGTCGTACCTCGGGCACTCGCTCGTGATCGTCGGCGGCGGCCTGGTGTTGCAGATCGCCGTGTCGGTCTTCGCCGCGTACGCCCTGGCCCGTCAGCAGTTCCGCGGCCAGGCGTTCGTGATGCTCGCGATCCTGCTCACGATGATGCTGCCGGAGGAGGTCATCGCGATCCCGCTGTCGCTGGTCATCGGCGACCTGCCGGGGCTCGGGCTGAGCCTCAAGGGATCCGCGCTGGGGGTGATCCTGCCGGTCGGCATCTGGGGCTTCTCGATCCTGGTGATGAGCGAGTTCATGAAGGAGATCCCCGGCGAGATCATCGAGGCGGCGAAGCTGGACGGCGTCGGTGAGCTGCGGATGCTCTGGCGCATCGTGCTCCCGCTGTCGCGGTCCGCGCTCGGTGTGATCACCGTCTTCGGCTTCATCATGATCTGGGACCAGTACCTGCTGCCGTTGATCGTCGCGGAGAACCAGAGCGACTACACGATCACGGTGGCTCTCGCGCTGATGCGTGTCGACAACGTCGTCGGCCCCGGCGCCGTGCTGGCCGGCGCGGTGGTCGCGCTGGTTCCCAGCCTCGTCGTCTACCTGCTGCTGCAGCGTTCGCTCGTCCGCGGGATCACCGCCGGCGCCACCAAGGGCTGA